The proteins below are encoded in one region of Brassica napus cultivar Da-Ae chromosome A6, Da-Ae, whole genome shotgun sequence:
- the LOC106352420 gene encoding B3 domain-containing transcription factor FUS3, which yields MGEAGYAHDVETKVSALMASVDHLPMFGSGSGHDNGYLSASVPLLGVNWKKRRMPRQRRSSSSFNLLYFPTLPPSSHVPTHLPARKIDTGKLRFLFQKELKNSDVSSLRRMILPKKAAEAHLPALEYKEGIPLEMEDLDGLHVWTFKYRFWPNNNSRMYVLENTGDFVSTHCVQPGDFIMFYQYLDSCNYVIQAKKAYEEEEEEDITNVEEDDVYTNLTRIENTVLNDLPLPDYNQHYNNNNNEKCSYVYPAFDDVTATTTNAPFVYDTTALSSNDTPLDYLGGPATTTSTNSYYSELGPFEGFGSVENISLDDF from the exons ATGGGTGAAGCTGGTTATGCTCATGATGTGGAAACCAAGGTATCTGCTCTAATGGCAAGTGTTGATCATCTTCCAATGTTTGGATCTGGGTCTGGTCATGATAATGGGTACTTATCGGCGTCTGTGCCTCTTCTGGGTGTTAACTGGAAGAAGAGAAGGATGCCTAGGCAGAGACGCTCGTCTTCTTCCTTTAACCTTCTCTATTTTCCTACTTTGCCTCCCTCTTCCCACGTGCCGACTCATCTTCCCGCACGT AAAATAGACACAGGAAAGCTAAGATTCCTCTTCCAAAAGGAATTGAAGAACAGTGACGTCAGCTCCCTCCGCCGAATGATACTCCCCAAG AAAGCAGCGGAGGCTCACTTGCCGGCGTTAGAATACAAGGAAGGGATACCTTTAGAAATGGAAGATCTGGATGGTCTTCACGTTTGGACCTTCAAGTACAG GTTCTGGCCTAACAACAATAGCAGAATGTACGTGCTCGAAAACACAG GGGACTTTGTGAGTACTCATTGTGTGCAGCCTGGTGACTTCATCATGTTCTACCAATATCTCGACTCTTGCAATTAC GTGATACAAGCAAAAAAGgcatatgaagaagaagaagaagaagacataacTAACGTGGAAGAAGATGACGTTTACACAAACTTAACAAGGATTGAAAACACTGTGCTTAACGATCTTCCCCTCCCAGATTATAATCAGcattacaacaacaacaacaacgaaaAATGTTCTTACGTTTACCCCGCCTTCGATGATGTCACCGCCACAACCACCAACGCACCTTTCGTTTACGACACGACGGCTCTCAGCTCAAACGACACTCCTCTCGATTATTTGGGTGGGCCCGCGACGACGACATCGACTAACAGTTATTACTCCGAGTTAGGACCATTCGAGGGTTTTGGCTCAGTCGAGAATATCTCCCTCGATGACTTCTAA
- the LOC106350892 gene encoding short-chain dehydrogenase reductase 3a-like codes for MLRSFTRNFKLIVENGSNSKPVISTLLYSTSSSRRLEGKVAVITGGASGLGKATAEEFVNHGAQAIIVDIDEEAGRMVTTELGSAAHFIKCDVTEEEQVARAFETVMARHGKLDVLLNSAGISCSISPPSIADLDMDIYDQVMRLNVRGTVLGIKHAARAMIPAGSGSILCLSSISGLMGGLGPYAYSMSKFTIPGVVKTVAGELCKHGLRINCISPASIPTPLTLRMFREALAGHNIPEEHLMAIVNATGDLKGEKCEERDVAKAALYLASDDAKFVTGHNLVVDGGFTCFKSLNLPFP; via the exons ATGTTGAGGTCATTCACAAG AAACTTCAAACTCATTGTAGAAAATGGTTCCAACTCCAAGCCAGTTATCTCTACTCTCCTATATTCAACGTCTTCTTCAAG aagGTTAGAAGGGAAAGTAGCGGTCATAACAGGCGGAGCAAGCGGTCTAGGGAAGGCCACGGCGGAGGAATTTGTAAATCATGGTGCTCAAGCCATTATTGTAGATATAGACGAGGAGGCTGGTCGTATGGTCACTACCGAACTTGGCTCAGCGGCACATTTCATTAAATGCGATGTCACTGAGGAGGAACAAGTCGCTAGAGCCTTCGAAACCGTCATGGCTCGCCATGGGAAGCTTGACGTACTGCTCAATAGCGCAGGAATATCGT GCTCCATATCACCACCAAGCATAGCCGACCTAGACATGGACATTTACGACCAAGTGATGCGTCTCAACGTACGAGGAACCGTCTTAGGGATAAAGCATGCGGCTCGAGCCATGATCCCCGCTGGCTCGGGCTCCATCCTTTGCCTCTCTAGCATCAGCGGCTTGATGGGCGGTTTGGGCCCATATGCATACTCAATGTCTAAATTCACAATACCGGGTGTGGTCAAAACAGTTGCTGGTGAGCTGTGCAAGCATGGCTTAAGGATTAACTGTATATCACCTGCGAGCATCCCAACGCCTCTGACGCTAAGGATGTTTCGAGAAGCGTTGGCTGGTCACAACATTCCGGAGGAACATCTTATGGCGATTGTGAACGCGACGGGAGACTTAAAGGGAGAAAAGTGTGAAGAGAGAGACGTGGCTAAAGCGGCTTTGTATTTGGCATCTGATGATGCTAAGTTTGTGACGGGGCATAACCTTGTTGTTGACGGTGGATTTACTTGtttcaagtctcttaatctcccTTTCCCTTAA
- the LOC106349315 gene encoding uncharacterized protein LOC106349315, whose product MELNPKTERRKWRYTWEAQSHSPNLRLFLFDSETNPKNHCNNLNVSILPEKSQLLVTWNGSEAEGREDGVSLRVPVPRVLLDAESTVKFRALDDHIEVRLALLLPVDHPLVSDLVIDGVKSAPLAMEYDVKALTLMGGVHLHCRKCSVRLTKRALFEFSEMPSVNWRESADNWFGTCCCSFGGISEKMVVKYTNSYACSSGLCLLSATTVLLSEDDLVECVLSDKVGTGRGCDLGGVELGSGRSEVNSDSHEDGCEVDDSRDKASSSVPECCVHDESPGSSESFELDQKLTLDKKFLLDGFLEDVFMAKASNVSKNVDWIELACPECSSPLGAYPSGCGSNDKPIDGGVRLFKCYISTSSATNGESSDVFRRYTLGRMFTNQLVECAKEELSFHVLVNDLTTKSHLFQIIILNPNSWSLTGLCSSLDEAGSTLELRPIVKVLFSDCKSALVKKVDEEVYILKGQGEELIELLTRASKFLPSSCAYLQGSLVSSMHL is encoded by the coding sequence ATGgagctaaaccctaaaacagAGAGGAGGAAATGGCGGTACACATGGGAAGCTCAGTCTCACTCTCCAAACCTTCGTCTGTTTCTTTTCGACTCCGAAACCAACCCTAAGAACCACTGCAATAACCTCAATGTCTCTATTCTCCCCGAAAAATCTCAACTTCTCGTCACATGGAACGGTTCCGAAGCAGAGGGAAGAGAAGATGGTGTTTCTCTCCGTGTCCCTGTTCCTAGGGTGTTGCTAGATGCTGAATCCACTGTAAAGTTCAGAGCTTTGGACGATCACATCGAGGTTAGACTTGCTCTGTTACTCCCCGTTGATCATCCTCTAGTCTCCGATTTGGTGATTGATGGAGTAAAGTCTGCGCCTTTGGCGATGGAATATGATGTAAAGGCTCTGACTTTAATGGGAGGAGTTCATCTACATTGCAGGAAATGCTCAGTGAGGTTAACAAAGAGAGCCCTTTTTGAGTTCTCGGAGATGCCGTCTGTTAACTGGCGTGAGTCTGCTGATAATTGGTTTGGTACTTGTTGTTGTTCGTTTGGTGGGATTAGTGAGAAGATGGTGGTTAAGTATACTAACTCTTATGCATGCTCTAGTGGGTTGTGTCTGCTTAGTGCTACAACTGTTTTGCTTAGCGAGGATGATCTCGTAGAGTGTGTCTTGTCTGATAAAGTTGGGACGGGTCGGGGTTGTGATCTTGGTGGAGTTGAATTGGGTTCTGGAAGAAGTGAGGTGAATAGTGATAGCCATGAGGATGGATGTGAGGTTGATGACTCGAGAGACAAGGCATCGTCATCAGTTCCTGAATGTTGTGTACATGATGAGTCACCTGGCTCTAGTGAGAGTTTTGAGCTGGACCAGAAACTTACACTTGATAAGAAGTTTCTGCTTGATGGGTTTCTTGAGGATGTTTTCATGGCAAAGGCATCGAATGTCTCCAAGAATGTTGATTGGATTGAGTTGGCTTGTCCAGAGTGTTCTTCTCCTCTTGGAGCCTACCCTTCTGGCTGCGGGAGCAATGATAAACCCATAGACGGTGGAGTTAGACTCTTCAAGTGCTACATTTCAACATCGTCGGCCACCAACGGTGAATCCTCTGATGTTTTCAGGAGATACACATTGGGGAGAATGTTTACCAATCAGCTAGTGGAATGCGCCAAAGAAGAGTTATCGTTTCATGTGTTGGTCAATGACTTAACCACCAAATCGCATCTCTTCCAGATTATCATCCTGAATCCGAACTCTTGGTCCTTGACTGGTCTGTGCTCGAGCCTAGATGAAGCAGGCTCCACGTTAGAGCTACGTCCTATTGTGAAGGTTCTGTTCTCAGATTGCAAGAGCGCACTGGTGAagaaggttgatgaagaagTTTACATTTTGAAGGGGCAAGGAGAGGAGTTGATAGAGCTACTTACACGTGCAAGCAAGTTTCTTCCATCTTCATGTGCATATCTTCAAGGCTCCCTTGTCTCATCTATGCATCTATGA
- the LOC106367691 gene encoding transcription factor ICE1-like, with protein MVLDGNGGGVWLGGGGGGGGGERVQEEENEEASWGRNQEDGGQFKPMLEGGGDWFTSNQPHPQDLQMLQSQQDFRFLGGFGFNPNDNLLLLQHSMDSSSSCSPSQAFSLDPSQASFLAAANNKSCLLNVVPSSANPFDNAFEFGSDSGFLNQIQAPVSMGFGSLTQLGSSVPDFLSARSLLPPENNNTAPLCGGGGGGGGFTALELEGFGSPASFVGSRPKVLKPLEVLASSGAQPTLFQKRAAMRQSSGSKMGNSESSGMRRLSDDGDMDETGVEVSGLNYESDELNESGKASESVQNGGGKGKKKGMPAKNLMAERRRRKKLNDRLYMLRSVVPKISKMDRASILGDAIDYLKELLQRINDLHNELESTPTGSLPPTSSSFHPLTPTPQTLSCRVKEELCPSSLPSPKGQQARVEVRLREGRAVNIHMFCGRRPGLLLATMKALDNLGLDVQQAVISCFNGFALDVFRAEQCQEGQEILPDQIKAVLFDTAGYAGMI; from the exons ATGGTTCTCGACGGAAACGGCGGTGGTGTATGGTtaggcggcggcggcggcggcggaggaggagaaCGGGTGCAGGAGGAGGAGAACGAGGAAGCTTCGTGGGGGAGGAATCAAGAAGACGGTGGTCAGTTCAAGCCTATGCTTGAAGGTGGTGGTGATTGGTTTACTAGTAACCAACCACATCCACAAGATCTCCAGATGCTACAGAGCCAGCAAGACTTCAGATTCCTCGGTGGGTTTGGTTTCAACCCCAAcgacaatcttcttcttcttcaacactCCATGGACTCGTCTTCTTCCTGCTCTCCCTCTCAGGCTTTTAGCCTCGACCCCTCTCAAGCTTCGTTCTTGGCTGCTGCTAACAACAAGTCTTGTCTCCTCAACGTTGTTCCTTCCTCCGCAAACCCTTTTGACAATGCCTTCGAGTTCGGGTCGGATTCTGGTTTCCTTAACCAAATCCAAGCTCCGGTTTCGATGGGGTTCGGTTCGTTGACGCAGCTGGGAAGCTCTGTCCCTGACTTCTTATCTGCTCGGTCGCTTCTCCCGCCGGAAAACAACAACACAGCGCCCTTatgcggcggaggaggaggtggaggtggGTTCACAGCGTTGGAGCTGGAAGGGTTTGGGAGTCCAGCGAGTTTTGTTGGGAGCAGACCGAAAGTTCTGAAGCCTTTAGAGGTCTTGGCGTCGTCTGGCGCACAGCCTACTCTGTTCCAGAAGCGTGCAGCGATGCGTCAGAGCTCTGGAAGCAAGATGGGGAACTCGGAGAGCTCGGGGATGAGGAGGCTGAGCGATGATGGAGATATGGATGAGACTGGGGTTGAGGTTTCAGGGCTGAACTATGAGTCTGATGAGCTGAACGAGAGCGGTAAAGCTTCTGAGAGTGTTCAGAACGGAGGAGGTAAAGGGAAGAAGAAAGGGATGCCTGCTAAGAATCTGATGGCTGAGAGGAGAAGGAGGAAGAAGCTTAATGATAGGCTTTACATGCTTAGATCAGTTGTCCCCAAGATCAGCAAA ATGGATAGAGCATCAATACTTGGGGATGCAATTGATTATCTAAAGGAGCTATTACAAAGGATCAATGATCTTCACAACGAACTTGAGTCAACTCCAACTGGATCTTTGCCTCCAACTTCATCAAGCTTCCATCCATTAACTCCCACACCTCAGACTCTCTCTTGCCGTGTCAAGGAAGAGTTGTGTCCCTCTTCTTTGCCAAGCCCTAAAGGCCAGCAAGCAAGA GTTGAGGTTAGATTAAGGGAAGGAAGAGCAGTGAACATTCACATGTTCTGTGGTCGTAGACCTGGTCTGTTGCTAGCTACCATGAAGGCCTTGGATAATCTTGGATTGGATGTTCAGCAAGCCGTCATCAGCTGTTTCAACGGGTTTGCCTTGGATGTTTTCCGCGCTGAG CAATGCCAAGAAGGACAAGAGATATTGCCTGATCAAATCAAAGCAGTGCTTTTCGATACAGCGGGATACGCTGGTATGATCTGA
- the LOC106349317 gene encoding alpha-mannosidase At3g26720, with protein sequence MAVKCFHSFPLHLLLATIVIGVVSSEYIEYNTAPRIVPEKINVHLVPHSHDDVGWLKTVDQYYVGANNSIRGACVENVIESVIASLLDDQNRKFIYVEMAFFERWWRQQSNAKKVKVKKLVDSGQLEFINGGMCMHDEATPHYIDMIDQTTLGHQFIKSEFGQVPRVGWQIDPFGHSAVQAYLLGAELGFDSLFFARIDYQDRAKRLREKTLEVIWQGSKSLASSSQIFTGVFPRHYDPPDGFTFEINDVSPPIQDDPSLFDFNVQERVNDFVAAALAQVNVTRTNHIMWLMGTDFRYQYAYSWYRQMDKFIHYVNKDGRLNVLYSTPSIYTDAKYAANESWPLKTDDFFPYADKPNAYWTGYFTSRPAFKRYVRDLSGYYLAARQLEFLRGRSSSGPTTDMLADALAIAQHHDAVSGTQRQHVAADYALRLSMGYLQAEKLVASSLSFLSASKSSTDEKNPDTKFQQCPLLNISYCPASEARLSSGKSLVVVVYNSLGWKREEVVRVPVSSENVIVKDASGKEVVSQILPLSDITLRIRKEYVKAYLGRSPKDTSKHVLAFIASVPPLGFSSYVISETGRTGRGLSASYVTSGSLNQDVEVGQGNLKLLYSEEGVKMSRYLSTKSQVTAEQTYAYYIGSNGTDKDPQASGAYVFRPDGSRPIKSEGQAQLTVVRGPLFDEVHQEFNSWISQITRVYKGKEHAEIEFTVGPIPADDGNSKEVITKLTTTMKTNGTFYTDSNGRDFIKRVRDFRTDWDLQVYQPVAGNYYPINLGIYMQDKTSELSVLVDRAVGGSSLEDGQIELMLHRRMLHDDIRGVGEILNETVCLPDGCKGLTIRGKFYVQIDKPGDGARWRRTFGQEIYSPLLLAFTEQEGDHWINSHKTTFSAFEPSYSLPNNVALLTLQELENGEVLLRLAHLFEVGEDSEYSVMTKVELKKLFNNKKISKVKETSLSGNQEKAEMEKRRLVWKVEGSAGEEVKRGEAVDEEELVVELAPMEIRTFLIRFDDHIELVGEERATTT encoded by the exons ATGGCGGTCAAATGTTTCCACTCCTTTCCTCTCCATCTTCTCCTGGCGACGATCGTGATCGGCGTCGTCAGCTCCGAGTACATAGAGTACAACACAGCACCGAGAATCGTCCCTGAGAAAATCAATGTTCACTTGGTTCCTCACTCCCACGACGACGTCGGATGGCTCAAGACCGTTGACCAGTACTACGTCGGCGCCAATAACTCCATTCGG GGAGCTTGTGTTGAGAATGTAATCGAATCTGTCATCGCTTCGTTGCTGGACGATCAAAATAGAAAGTTCATCTATGTTGAGATG GCGTTCTTTGAAAGATGGTGGAGGCAACAAAGCAATGCCAAGAAGGTTAAGGTGAAGAAGCTTGTTGACTCTGGTCAACTTGAGTTCAT AAATGGTGGAATGTGTATGCACGATGAGGCGACTCCGCATTATATTGACATGATTGATCAGACAACACTAGGCCATCAGTTTATCAAAAGTGAGTTTGGTCAGGTTCCTAGAGTCGGTTGGCAAATCGATCCGTTTGGACATTCTGCGGTACAAGCTTACTTGCTTGGTGCGGAG TTAGGCTTTGACTCGCTGTTTTTCGCTAGAATTGACTACCAAGATCGTgcaaagagattaagagagaagacACTTGAGGTTATTTGGCAAGGTTCCAAGTCCCTAGCCTCATCTTCACag ATATTCACCGGAGTATTCCCAAGACATTATGACCCTCCTGATGGTTTCACATTTGAGATAAATGATGTATCACCTCCTATCCAG GATGATCCTAGCCTTTTTGACTTCAATGTTCAAGAGCGTGTCAACGACTTTGTAGCTGCAGCCCTTGCACAG GTCAATGTAACCAGGACAAATCATATCATGTGGTTAATGGGAACTGACTTCCGGTACCAGTATGCATATTCATGGTACAGACAGATGGACAAGTTTATTCATTATGTTAACAAG GATGGGCGTCTAAATGTTCTGTATTCGACACCATCTATCTACACCGATGCAAAATATGCTGCAAACGAGTCGTGGCCCCTCAAGACTGATGATTTCTTCCC GTATGCGGACAAACCTAATGCATACTGGACAGGGTACTTTACGAGCAGGCCAGCGTTTAAAAGATATGTGAGGGATCTAAGCGGTTACTATCTG GCAGCTCGACAATTGGAATTCTTGAGAGGTAGGAGCAGTTCAGGACCAACAACTGATATGTTAGCTGATGCTTTGGCAATTGCGCAACACCATGATGCAGTTAGTGGTACACAAAGACAGCATGTGGCTGCAGATTATGCTCTTAGACTCTCAATGGGTTACCTGCAG GCCGAGAAGTTGGTTGCCTCTTCCCTTTCCTTTTTATCAGCATCAAAATCAAGTACTGATGAGAAGAATCCCGACACAAAATTTCAGCAG TGTCCCTTGCTTAATATTAGTTACTGTCCAGCATCTGAAGCTCGTTTGTCCAGCGGCAAAAGCCTG GTGGTTGTTGTGTACAATTCTCTAGGATGGAAACGGGAGGAAGTTGTCCGAGTTCCT GTGTCGTCTGAAAATGTTATCGTGAAAGATGCGTCTGGGAAAGAAGTCGTGTCGCAGATTCTACCTCTTTCAGACATCACACTGAGAATAAGAAAGGAATATGTCAAAGCATATCTTGGAAGATCACCAAAGGATACTTCTAAACATGTGCTTGCATTTATAGCTTCAGTACCACCTCTTGGGTTCAGCTCGTATGTCATCTCAGAAACTGGACGAACAG GGCGTGGACTATCTGCGTCATATGTTACTTCTGGAAGCTTGAATCAAGATGTAGAAGTTGGCCAAGGAAATCTGAAGTTACTCTATTCAGAAGAGGGTGTGAAAATGAGTCGTTATTTAAGTACCAAAAGTCAG GTTACTGCAGAACAAACATATGCTTATTACATTGGAAGCAATGGAACTGACAAGGATCCACAG GCTTCTGGAGCTTACGTTTTTCGACCAGATGGTTCACGTCCAATTAAATCTGAAGGACAG GCTCAATTGACTGTTGTTCGGGGACCTTTGTTTGATGAAGTGCACCAAGAGTTTAACTCCTGGATATCACAG ATTACCAGAGTGTACAAGGGAAAAGAACATGCTGAAATTGAGTTCACT GTTGGGCCTATCCCAGCTGATGATGGTAATAGCAAGGAGGTTATCACTAAACTTACAACCACCATGAAGACAAATGGAACATTTTACACAGACTCTAACGGTCGAGACTTCATCAAACGG GTTAGGGACTTCAGAACAGATTGGGACTTGCAAGTGTACCAACCAGTTGCTGGGAACTATTATCCT ATAAATCTTGGGATATACATGCAAGATAAAACTTCAGAGCTATCGGTGTTGGTAGATCGCGCTGTGGGGGGATCCAGCTTAGAGGACGGCCAGATCGAGTTGATGCTTCATCG GAGAATGCTTCATGATGACATTAGAGGTGTTGGCGAGATTCTTAACGAAACCGTCTGTCTCCCTGATGGATGCAAAGGATTGACG ATACGAGGGAAGTTTTACGTACAGATAGACAAACCTGGAGATGGTGCAAGATGGCGTCGAACATTTGGTCAAGAAATATATTCTCCACTGCTTCTGGCATTCACGGAACAG GAAGGAGATCATTGGATTAATTCACATAAGACGACATTCTCAGCGTTTGAACCGTCATACTCATTACCAAATAACGTCGCATTACTCACCCTCCAG GAGTTGGAAAATGGGGAAGTTCTTTTAAGGCTTGCTCACTTGTTCGAG GTTGGGGAGGATAGTGAGTACTCAGTCATGACAAAAGTAGAGCTAAAGAAACTATTCAACAACAAAAAG ATAAGCAAAGTGAAAGAGACAAGTCTCTCAGGGAACCAAGAGAAAGCGGAAATGGAGAAGAGAAGGCTAGTCTGGAAAGTAGAAGGCTCGGCAGGGGAAGAAGTGAAGAGAGGAGAAGCTGTGGACGAGGAAGAGCTAGTGGTTGAGCTTGCTCCAATGGAAATCCGAACCTTCTTGATCAGGTTTGATGATCACATTGAATTGGTTGGTGAAGAGAGAGCAACAACAACATAG
- the LOC106349319 gene encoding protein COFACTOR ASSEMBLY OF COMPLEX C SUBUNIT B CCB1, chloroplastic-like, whose protein sequence is MATKLFSPSLSCPWVTSRDVVIKGRRRDFVTKRNRVTAMVVEPLTAVSSSAVQIHQWWEQNTSSLLLMAETGGGYSLASYYTSLGLFVISVPGLWSLIKRSVKSKIVRKTFVVGEGEGVKKEPKQVAGEILSFFTRKNFNITDRGETITFEGTMVPSRGQAALLTFCTCISLASVGLVLTITLPDFGNNWFFITILSPLAGAYYWKKASRKEEIKVKMMVGENGKLNEVVVQGDDVQVEEMRKELQFSEKGMVYVKGLFERS, encoded by the exons aTGGCGACGAAGCTGTTTTCTCCATCGCTGTCTTGTCCATGGGTGACTTCAAGAGATGTTGTAATCAAAGGGCGGAGACGGGACTTTGTCACGAAACGAAACAGAGTTACAGCCATGGTTGTGGAGCCTCTAACTGCTGTTTCTTCATCGGCGGTTCAGATTCATCAATGGTGGGAACAGAACACTAGTTCGTTGCTGTTAATGGCGGAGACTGGTGGTGGTTACTCGTTGGCTAGCTACTACACGTCGTTGGGTTTGTTCGTTATTTCAGTTCCGGGTCTTTGGTCTCTCATCAAACGCTCCGTTAAATCAAAG ATAGTGAGGAAGACGTTCGTtgttggagaaggagaaggagtcAAGAAGGAGCCAAAGCAAGTTGCTGGAGAGATTCTCTCTTTCTTCACAAGGAAGAACTTCAATATCACTGATCGTGGAGAAACGATCAC GTTTGAAGGAACAATGGTTCCGAGTAGAGGACAAGCTGCTCTGCTGACGTTCTGTACATGTATAAGCTTAGCAAGTGTGGGTCTTGTCTTAACCATTACATTGCCTGATTTTGGAAACAATTGGTTCTTCATTACCATTCTTAGTCCACTCGC AGGAGCGTATTACTGGAAGAAGGCGTCAAGGAAAGAGGAGATTAAGGTGAAGATGATGGTGGGAGAAAATGGGAAATTGAATGAGGTTGTGGTTCAAGGAGATGATGTACAGGTTGAAGAAATGAGGAAGGAGCTTCAGTTTAGTGAGAAAGGCATGGTTTATGTTAAAGGTCTCTTTGAGAGATCATGA